In Lolium rigidum isolate FL_2022 chromosome 3, APGP_CSIRO_Lrig_0.1, whole genome shotgun sequence, the genomic window gctttgggggacgcggctggaacgctttttttgtccggcgcgccccaaatccctttaggggacggtttggggggacgcgactggagatgctctaagtttggGGAGCGATGGAGTTGCGCCGTTGGCCTCCGTTAATGGCTGGTCGAGATCTTGGAAGGCACAGCAGTGGCGATTCCCTTCAAGGAATTCGGGGGAGCGGGAGATGAGtcgtcttttttttatttttgacagAGAAGATGAGTcgtcttctttttttttgaaataagaaGATGAGTCGTCTTGGACTCTTGGTAGAGGAGAAGAGAACGATTGGTTTTTTTTACGAGAGACAGAAGTCGAACGATCGATCGATTGGTGTGCTTCAGCGCGGGTAGTAATTGGGCCTTTTAACATTTTGGAGGCCTAAAATCGAAAATTTCAACAACTGGTAGTAGAACTACTACCTGGGCTGGGGCCCCTAGCTCACAGGGGCCCAGTGCGGGCGCACTTCTTGCCCGGCCTTTGGGCCGGCCCTGCCTCCTGCATCCGCTAGCGGTAACCAGGCAATCGTTTGCTTCTTTCAGGTGTACCAGGCGTGAGGCGTCAGACAAGCCCAACAGAAGCGACAGCTGAGCCGAGGAATGATCTACAGTCATATCAGATATTCAGATGTGTATGATTTCCACTGGAAGAAgccactccgattaaattggacatTCACAAACCAATGACACGTATGCTTGTATTTCATATTCGTTAATGGGATAAAATTCTTGTGAGGTTCCTCTACTTGTAAAGTCTGTGCACCGATCTCGAAAAACCGCTATGTTGTCAAAGTAATTTATGGGAAATAAGGCAGAAGACCCAACCCAGAGACACCCTTTTGGGTGGCGAGAGAACATTTCAGCCCTCCGCGTCGCTCCGAGTGGGCGACGGGAGGGCGGTGAACCCCTAGCGCTCGAACCAGCCTCCCTTCTCCCCTCCCCAGCCGCCCCCGTCCCAGGCAAAGCCCGCGCGATGCCGGCGGCAGCGGAGCGGCTCCTACCCGTGCGTTTGGAGGGGCGTGGGGTCCCCTCATCCGGCGGCGGTGCTCTTCGGTAGATGGaggttccggcggcggcgcgtcttcTCGGGCGCCGTGGTGGCGATGGCGTGACTTGTTGGCGGTTGGGCGGCACGCGGCGGTGCCCTCCCAGCCCGGATCTGGGCCATGTGGGGCCCATTTGGGGCTGGGCCTCTGCAGAGCAGGGCCGCCTCCGGTGGGCGGGGGGAGGCACCGGAGCGGGGATGGCTGGGGTGGCGGCGTGTGCCCTGCAACATCCCGACAAGGGCTTCACGAGCATGGGCCAGTTGGGTTATTTGTGCTCGGCCGGGCTATGAGGGTCTGGTGTGCCCCTTGCCGGCTTGTTTGGACGGGTATCGCCATTGGCGGTGGAGGCGGTCCCCTCCCGTGTGGCTAGTACCCCGCTGCGGCCCAGTTTCGCCATCCTTCTTGATCCCGCTGGCTTCGGTTCGTGAGCCATGGTAAGACGGCGATGGTGCTTGCAAGGCTGTGGTGGCGTGTTGGTGGGCGGTGAGTTTGGTGGAGCACACTGGAGCGTCCGGGGCGGGGTTGCGAGGGTCAGGAGAAATCCGTTTAAGTCTGGCTGACACCGACGCGATGATGCCTGCAGCGCCACccttccttcctgaagggcgttggGTGAAGCCATCCTCCCTTGTCCCTGCGCGTACTTGGGAAGCCCTAGGACCAGTCCGGATACCAGTGTCGTCATCGTGGTGTCGTCATCGTGGCATTCCTTTTTGAAGGCGTTGCTTGGTACGGACGCATCAGAGTGCTAGGTGCATGGTGTGAATTCTTCGGAGGACGCAACGACTGCGGGACATCTTCGTTTTTGTCAATCCGACCTTTTCGGCattgtttctcttttctttctttagtgtttttcttttaaACGTGTTTGCACCATACCGTGTGGTTGTTATATTAACTAGTTaatgtgcccgtgcgttgcaccgggagaaaaaACCACATCTCAAAGATGAACAAAGTAAGTTATTGTTGGTACAACCGTGTCGTAGAAATCAGCTATCTTCAGCGTGTCCACGTTGTGCTCGCGATCCGGTGCGTGGTGACTACGCCCTAAAGTTCATACATTCATAATGGAACGCACAAAAACCTTTGATTGTTTTTTAGAAAAGTGAATGACTATGCCCTGAAGTCCAAAGATTCATGCATGACATAGTAACATGGGCCAAACCTTGTAAGGATTTAACATGTTTGGGGGAACATTAAAAGAAAAACCTTGTAAGGATTAAACGTGTTTGAGGGAACACTAAAAGAAACTATTTGTGGGCGTTCTGAAGTTGTCTTTTCAAATCATATAATTCTAATTTCTGCTGACACAGGCAGAGCTCCACGAAGAAACCTTTTCAGTAATTTTCCTCTCAAACATGATAAGTCTCTAATCTGCTAGTGCCCAAACCCCAATCTTCAAATCTCATGACTCCACGTGAGGAAAATTGAAGAATTAAAGAAAGCAGGGAGGAGGAGCAGATTTCCAGTTCTGCTTCCGTTTGAGATTCTGTAGCTCCATCTCAAGGCCAGCGTCCGCGCTACCTCTTTTCGTGGACAGTACAAATCAGAGCACAATTGATTAATTTGCCCATGAGATGAACGACATTCTGCGGCAGGAGTGCAGCACAGTAGGTGCAGAAGCAGTCATAGTTGTAGCCATCGTTATGTATCCGTTTGGCCTCGAGAGAGGCTGCCCGTGTCGTCAATCTCCTCTGAAGTTTGGCTGCGGTCATCGGCATCATCAGATTAGGTTCTGCGGGCAGGCGCTATGAGCAACTTGGCGTGAAAGTAGGGCCACGAGGAGAAACTACGCCACATGGGCCATGCCGGCCGGCAGCGCGGCAGCGCCACAGACATGGTCCGTTCACTCCATTGGATGCAGCTCACGACGCGCATGTCGCCCTTGGTTGACTCTGCTCGCCGCCGAGCTACGAGGCACCGCAGATGGCCAAGTCCAGCGTGATCCGCGGATGCAGTTTCCGGAGGCCGGGTCCAGTGTGATCCACCCAGTACGGCATGCCATCCACCACATGATCCCCTGTATCATCTCTATCCCAACCATGCTGCGGCTCGACCTTGGTTGACTCTGCTCGCCGCCTGCTGCGCTGGCTCGCCGCCGGCTCCTACACACGAACCCGTCGATGGAGCAAGACAATTAGCCACCTCTAGCTCTTCCTAAGAAGCTCTGCCCGATGTGCGTCTCACCTTAAAGCACCCGGCGCCATTAGTTCGCGAGGAGCAGTGCGCGACAGGCGAAGGAAGAACAAACCAGGGGGCAGGAGCCATCGGCGCTCGTGAGTCGTGAGCTCGGTGTCATGAGCTGTTAAATTAACTTGGTGCATGTCCTGCATACTGGGACGGGCTTCATCAAGATGACAAGCCCACTGGCGCCTCGTTTGAACTCTCCGAAGACCCGGATTCCACAGAGCGCCACGCCTCCTGCAAGGGGAATCCTGCCACCAACGAGTGGTTCCCGTCGCCAGCTGACACGGTAGCCGGTACGGCAGACAGATGATCCTGGTTGTCTGTTCTTTCGCTCTTACGATACAAGTCGGCATTTCTGCACTTCTCATGATCCGCGAACGAGCGATACGATTCTGTTCAAGAACCTCCTGCATCCGTTAGCGGTAACCAGGCAATCGTTTGCTTCTTTCAGGTGTACCAGGCGTGAGGCGTCAGACAAGCCCAACAGAAGCGACAGCTGAGCCGAGGAATGATCTACAGTCATATCAGATATTCAGATGTGTATGATTTCCACTGGAAGAAGCCACTCCGCTTAAATTGGCCATTCACAAACCAAATGACAAGTATGCTTGTATTTACTATTCGTTAATGGGATAAAATTCTTGCGAGGTTCTTCTACTTGTAAAGTCTGTGCACCGATCTCGAAAAACCGCTATGTTGTCAAAGTAATTTATGGGAAATAAGGCAGAAGACCCAACCCAGAGACACCCTTTCGGGTGGCGAGAGAACGGGAGGGCGGTGAAACCCTAGCGAACCAGCCTCCCTTCTCCCCTCCCCGGCCGCCCCCGTTGGTACAGTCCGCCAGGCAAAGCCCGCgcgatgccggcggcggcggagcggctcCTACCCGTGCGTTTGGAGGGGCGTGGGGTCCCCTCATCCAGCGGCGGTGCTCTTCGGTAGGTGGAGGTTTCGGCGGCGGTGCTCTTCGGTAGGTGGAGGTTCCGACGGCGGCGCGTCTTCTCGAGCAGCGTGGTAGCGATGGCGTAGCTTGTTGGCGGCGGTGCCCTACCAGCCCGGAtctgggccctgtgggccccatttGGGACTGGGCCTCGGCAGAGCAGGGCTACCTCCGGTGGGCGGGGGAGGCGCTGGAGCGGGGATGGCTGGGGTGGCGGCGCGTGCCCTGCAACATCCCGACAAGGGCTTCACGAGCATGGGCCAGTTGGGTCGTTTGTGCTCGGTCAGGCCATGAGGGTCTGGTGTGCCCCTTTCCGGCTTGTTTGGACGGGTATCGCCATTGGCGGTGGAGGTGGTCCCCTCCCGTGTGGCTAGTACCCCGCTGCTCCTCAATTTCGCCATCCTTCTTGGTCCCGCTGGCTTCGGTTCGTTAGCCATGGTAAGACGGCGATGGTGTTTGCAAGGTCATCGTGGCACGTTGGTGGGTGGTGAGTTTGGTGGAGCACATTGGAGCGTCCGGGGCGGGGTTGCGAGGGTCAGGAGAAATTCTTGTCGGTCTGGCCGACACTGACGCGATGACGCCCGTAGGCGCCACCCTTCCTTCTTGAAGAGCGTTGGGTGAAGCCATCCTCCCTTATCCCTGCGCGTACTTGGGAAAGCCCTAGGACCAATCCGTGCAGCATTGTCATCATCGTGGCATTCCTTTTAAGATTTTGCTTGGTACGCGACGTATCagagtgctaggagcgtggtggaaATTCTCTGAAGGACACAACAATTGCGGGACATCTTCGTTTTTGTCAATCCGACCTTTTCAACattgtttctcttttctttcttttatattttcttttataCGTGTTTGTACTGATGCACCAGCAGTTGTaccgtgtggttgctatattaatatagcaggcTTGAGAAGAAGGAAATAAGGCAGAGACTGCTGCATCATGGTCCAATTTGTGTACCACTGACTCCAAGCCAAACAGGTGATGAACAATAAGATCAGGGCATTCACAAATTGCGAAGACACATGGTATTCTCCGTGCGTGGAAATACTCGGCTAGTACGGTAGACACACATCAAATAAGAACTTAATTAGCACCTGCAAGTGCACGGGGAGGAAAATTGACTTATTGATGGTACCACGAGACGCAAAGAGACGGGGAATTTGAGACGGATCAGTCACTCCTGGTGAACGGCGGCGTCGCTCCGGGGCCGGATGCGGAGGCGGGCGAGCTCGGCGTCGATGCGGCCGGTGAGGATGAGGGCGAACATGCGGTAGTCGCAGAGCAAGGACCAGACGGGGTGGCCGAACGTGGCCGGCCGGTTGCCCTCCACGAAGAAGTGGCTGTACCACGCCATGCCGTACCCGAGCACGGGGCACGCCACCAGGagcgcggcgcggcccgtggcggCCGCGAGGAGCGCGCAGACGAGCGAGGCCAGCGTGCCGGCGAAGTGCCAGCGCCGCGTCGCCGGCTTCGAGTGCTGGCCCAGGTAGAAGCCCCAGAAGTCCTCCATGCTCCCGAACTCCCGAGGCTCCACGGCGCCGCTGCTCCTCTTCCCCATCGCCCGCCTAGCTGCTTGCTTTCTGTTGCGAATTGCGATGTGTTGGTGAAATGGTGACCGCTCTGTTGCGAATTGCGATGTGTTGGTGAAATGGTGACCGCTGAGAGAGACGTGTACCTGTACGCACTTTATTTGCTAGCGACGAATAGATTTTGTGATAAAAAACAATGGAACAAGTCATGACGATCGGTAAATCTGATGCAGTATAGAGTTGAAAACACAATTTAGGGCGCGTGAAGACGGACTGGCGACGTGTCCAACCAGATGGATGACTGGATTAAACGTTTCATGCGACACTGACAAATCACTGTTTtttcaataaaataaatatattgaTATCTCGAAGACACCAATTACACACAACCTCTGCACACACCGACAAATCACCATAGCTATGCACTTCAACGTATAGACAAAGGAGCTCcgttaagaaaagaaaaaaaaatgcaaagAGAGTAATACAATGTATGCCGGTCACTTCGCTATGGTATATTCTCATGTATccttgttccaccagaatacaaAATGTTACACAAATCGATACAACACTACTACTTACTACTGAATCACACGTTTCACACCATACACAAGGCCACAAGAATCGTGGGGAAACTCAGCCGCTACAGTTTACCACAGCCTCTTCACAGCTAATAGTTCTACAATTACAATGGGATATATTGCACAACGGATGGGGCGACTGAAGAAGGGGGTAATGGGTATAACTGGTGGAGCAGATCGGAGGAGATGAAAGGTTAAAACCCTCATCCAGATGCTTATCCACAGATAAACAATGAATTGAATGACCTGGCAGTATGAAAAGCAAACAAAACTGCACCATAGAACTATCAAGGTGATTGGATATGCCCTTCCACAAGGCTGTGTGCCTGTAAACTGTTAGCAGCTCCAGTACGCACATCATAAAAAGCTTTTCTGTGTGCCACTCTTAGGTCTATTTACTCCAGCCAGCTCTTCAGAGTAGTATGTCACAAAGGTTCATTGCTATCACGAGCTCACATACAAAACAGGCACCAGACCTGCTATCTTCCCATCCCTTCCAGCTCTCTTTTTCTTTACCTAAGCAAATAGCAGCAGTTGCCCTATTAGAAATG contains:
- the LOC124697936 gene encoding uncharacterized protein LOC124697936 produces the protein MGKRSSGAVEPREFGSMEDFWGFYLGQHSKPATRRWHFAGTLASLVCALLAAATGRAALLVACPVLGYGMAWYSHFFVEGNRPATFGHPVWSLLCDYRMFALILTGRIDAELARLRIRPRSDAAVHQE